From a region of the Triticum aestivum cultivar Chinese Spring chromosome 7D, IWGSC CS RefSeq v2.1, whole genome shotgun sequence genome:
- the LOC123167924 gene encoding uncharacterized protein, which yields MAASTDKVEFGTGAAAAAAPKQEPSWEYHLRKYLMLLATLVATATYAAGLSPPGGVWQESGRDGEGRSHEAGDPVLYHSARYLAFFYFNATAFAASLVVNLLLLVLNERRTAWLAVLRFVMVLDLLGLMGAFATGSCEDLPTTVYVSTLVVALAAYVGIHILLATYAPSEAGQTSPSQVVVREKERPDDALKLKEQRKVLLLLATFATGISYAAGLNPPGGFLGETEGRHEAGDPMLKVHQLARLMAFFYCNATAFVASLLIIVLLLGRRLQRYYADLQMYGFILVVLLGLLGAYAAGSSRKADTTAYVVVLVAAVLVYILLVMVVMVLVPDPLKSSGSWLRLKSISARASHWLQERGCHQNQTESQSSSPARELLATSGGGWQGSLADEVNTGNKNEGIEKAKSLILLLATLAATITYQAGMDPPGGVWQEADEQGRYKAGDPILLFKHAARYKAFFYCNSTAFVASLVVILMVQNKSLMSGHVLEVAMILDLFGLIGAYAAGSCREVSTSIYVVALAGAVLVYVVIHVVFFTLDNEDLSNEEKRRIDKRRKRLLLLAILVATITYQAGLTPPGGFWTKDGPKYSAGSPVLEDHDEYRRRYLAFFYFNSTSFMASMALIVMLVNPNLYRPGIRCYALYVCMVVALFGLMGAYAAGCARQLRTSIYVFVLVGAVVAFIVVQLLVFFKFFESCATPDGENGSSSGSSAAAGSSSKANTPSSSSRPRRGSSPKPRPSTEATSRRRKYLMLLAILAASVTYQAGLKPPGGVSERWATAGNSLLRRSDLARFRAFFYCNSTSFVASVVVIVLLLQESLQDHALLLYAMNTAIVLDLLGLLGAYAAGSSREWDTSGYVIALAATVLAYVGIHLVLWMLGGRRGRGRVASVPQQLLPAVPKDTRRCSSSPC from the coding sequence ATGGCGGCGTCGACCGACAAGGTGGAGTTCGGcaccggagcggcggcggcggcggcgcccaagCAAGAGCCGTCGTGGGAGTACCACCTGCGGAAGTACCTCATGCTGCTGGCCACGCTGGTGGCCACGGCGACGTACGCGGCCGGGCTCAGCCCGCCAGGGGGAGTCTGGCAGGAGTCCGGGCGCGACGGAGAAGGACGCTCCCACGAGGCCGGCGACCCGGTCCTCTACCACTCTGCCCGGTACCTCGCCTTCTTCTACTTCAACGCGACCGCCTTCGCGGCGTCGCTCGtcgtcaacctcctcctcctcgtgctcAACGAGAGGCGGACGGCGTGGCTCGCCGTGCTCCGGTTCGTCATGGTGCTGGACCTGCTCGGCCTCATGGGGGCCTTCGCCACCGGGAGCTGCGAGGACCTGCCGACCACCGTATACGTCTCCACGCTGGTCGTCGCTCTCGCCGCCTACGTCGGCATCCACATCCTCCTGGCCACCTACGCGCCATCGGAGGCCGGCCAGACCTCCCCCTCGCAAGTGGTGGTGCGCGAGAAGGAGAGACCCGATGACGCGCTCAAGCTCAAAGAGCAGCGCAAGGTGCTGCTGCTGCTCGCGACGTTCGCGACCGGCATCTCGTACGCCGCCGGCCTGAACCCGCCCGGTGGCTTCCTTGGCGAAACCGAGGGCAGACACGAAGCTGGCGACCCGATGCTGAAGGTCCACCAGTTGGCTCGTCTGATGGCCTTCTTCTACTGCAACGCCACGGCGTTCGTCGCGTCGCTGCTCATCATCGTGCTGCTCCTGGGACGACGGCTGCAGAGGTACTACGCCGACTTGCAGATGTACGGGTTCATCCTCGTCGTGCTGCTCGGCCTCCTGGGCGCCTACGCCGCCGGGAGCTCGAGGAAGGCCGACACGACGGCCTACGTCGTCGTTCTCGTCGCCGCGGTCCTCGTGTACATCCTCCTCGTGATGGTGGTCATGGTGCTCGTCCCGGATCCTCTCAAGAGCAGCGGCTCCTGGCTAAGACTCAAGAGCATCTCCGCGCGCGCGTCGCACTGGCTGCAAGAACGCGGGTGCCACCAGAACCAGACCGAAAGTCAAAGCTCATCGCCGGCGCGTGAGTTGCTGGCAACATCAGGCGGCGGGTGGCAAGGGAGCCTCGCCGACGAGGTGAACACGGGCAACAAGAACGAAGGCATCGAGAAGGCCAAATCTCTGATTCTGCTGCTCGCCACTCTCGCCGCCACCATCACTTACCAAGCGGGGATGGACCCGCCCGGCGGCGTGTGGCAAGAAGCTGACGAGCAAGGGCGCTACAAGGCCGGCGACCCGATCCTCCTGTTCAAGCACGCTGCTCGGTACAAGGCGTTCTTCTACTGCAACTCCACCGCGTTCGTCGCGTCCTTGGTCGTCATCCTCATGGTCCAGAACAAGAGCCTGATGAGCGGGCACGTGCTGGAGGTGGCCATGATACTGGACCTGTTTGGCCTCATCGGCGCGTACGCCGCCGGGAGCTGCCGAGAGGTGAGCACCTCCATCTACGTCGTGGCCTTGGCGGGCGCCGTCCTGGTGTACGTGGTCATCCATGTCGTCTTCTTCACCCTCGACAACGAGGACCTGAGCAACGAGGAGAAGAGGAGGATCGACAAGCGGCGCAAGCGGCTGCTGCTCCTGGCCATCCTGGTGGCCACCATCACCTACCAGGCCGGGCTCACCCCGCCGGGCGGCTTCTGGACCAAAGATGGCCCCAAATACAGTGCGGGTTCCCCAGTCCTCGAAGACCACGACGAGTACCGGAGAAGGTACCTGGCGTTCTTCTACTTCAACTCGACGAGCTTCATGGCGTCCATGGCGCTCATCGTCATGCTCGTGAACCCGAACCTGTACCGGCCGGGCATACGGTGCTACGCGCTCTACGTGTGCATGGTGGTCGCTCTGTTCGGCCTGATGGGCGCCTACGCCGCCGGGTGCGCCCGGCAGCTGCGCACGTCCATCTACGTCTTCGTGCTCGTCGGCGCGGTCGTCGCCTTCATAGTCGTGCAGCTGCTCGTGTTCTTCAAGTTCTTCGAAAGCTGCGCCACCCCCGACGGAGAAAACGGCTCCTCCTCCGGGTCAagcgccgccgccggcagcagcagcaaggcaaacacgccgtcttcctcctctaGGCCACGACGAGGTAGCTCACCCAAGCCCAGGCCCAGCACGGAGGCGACTTCCAGGCGGCGGAAGTACCTGATGCTGCTGGCAATCCTGGCGGCAAGCGTCACCTACCAGGCCGGCCTGAAGCCGCCGGGCGGCGTGTCGGAGCGATGGGCCACCGCGGGGAACTCGTTGCTGCGCAGGAGCGACCTGGCCCGGTTCCGGGCCTTCTTCTACTGCAACTCCACCTCCTTCGTGGCGTCGGTGGTGGTCATCGTGCTGCTGCTGCAGGAGTCCCTGCAGGACCACGCCCTGCTGCTCTACGCCATGAACACGGCGATCGTGCTGGACCTGCTGGGCCTCCTGGGCGCCTACGCCGCCGGGAGCAGCCGGGAGTGGGACACGTCCGGGTACGTCATCGCGCTGGCCGCCACCGTGCTCGCCTACGTCGGCATCCACCTCGTGCTATGGATGCTCGGCGGCCGGAGAGGCCGAGGGAGAGTGGCCAGTGTCCCGCAGCAGCTGCTGCCCGCTGTGCCGAAAGACACAAGGAGATGTTCTTCCTCCCCGTGTTGA